The following coding sequences lie in one Mycobacterium sp. 050128 genomic window:
- a CDS encoding ester cyclase, with amino-acid sequence MTAPAFPAPDVLAARQKLVLDHFHDEVRQDWDDVLATFPHPHYELIPQMVIHDGNDAVRGYYHYTRTAFPDQDHEIIALRHSADAVIVEFWLMGTHRGFLGKVPPTGSRFRVRMNAYFVFDDTETLVCERIYFDTLTMVKQLLGGLDMKKPSNWLLAARAVRGLLSMSSEKPDPALTNTAPPAFTQAS; translated from the coding sequence ATGACCGCCCCCGCGTTTCCCGCCCCCGACGTGCTGGCCGCGCGCCAGAAACTCGTGCTCGACCACTTTCACGACGAGGTTCGCCAGGACTGGGACGACGTGCTGGCGACCTTCCCGCACCCCCACTACGAGCTGATCCCGCAAATGGTCATCCACGACGGAAACGATGCGGTGCGCGGCTACTACCACTACACGCGCACCGCGTTTCCCGATCAGGACCACGAGATCATCGCGCTGCGGCACAGTGCCGACGCGGTGATCGTCGAGTTCTGGTTGATGGGCACGCATCGGGGTTTCCTCGGCAAGGTTCCGCCCACCGGCAGTCGCTTCCGGGTGCGCATGAACGCGTACTTCGTGTTCGACGACACCGAAACGCTTGTCTGCGAACGCATTTACTTCGACACGCTGACGATGGTCAAACAGCTCCTCGGCGGGCTGGACATGAAGAAGCCGTCGAACTGGCTGCTGGCCGCCCGCGCGGTGCGCGGCCTGTTGTCGATGTCCTCGGAGAAGCCGGACCCGGCGCTGACCAATACCGCGCCGCCGGCTTTCACCCAAGCCAGCTAG
- a CDS encoding NAD(P)H-dependent amine dehydrogenase family protein, giving the protein MSISGSKRVVVFGTGFVGRMVIPEIVKHPLFELVGVGVSNPDKVGRDVGDICGMSEKVGITATDDMDALIAQKPDALVHYGPTAMHAKENIKLITSFLRAGIDVCSTAMTPWVWPTMHLNPPNWIEPITEACELGESSCFTTGIDPGFANDMFPMTLMGLCSEIRKVRASELLDYTNYEGDYEFEMGIGREPEFKPMLEDRDMLIFAWGATVPMIAHAAGIMLDEITTTWDKWVTPTERNSARGVIKPGHVAAVRFTINGVYQGETRIQLEHVNRIGLDAAPDWPTGHDNDVYRVDIEGTPSIFQETAFRFTDGSGRDAAAAGCLATGLRALNAVPAVNDLRPGWVTPLDLPLIAGAGNIR; this is encoded by the coding sequence ATGTCGATTAGCGGCTCAAAGCGCGTGGTGGTGTTCGGTACCGGCTTCGTGGGCAGGATGGTGATCCCCGAGATCGTGAAGCACCCGCTGTTTGAGTTGGTGGGCGTCGGCGTCAGCAATCCGGACAAGGTCGGTCGCGACGTCGGCGACATCTGCGGCATGTCCGAGAAGGTCGGCATTACCGCCACCGACGACATGGACGCGCTGATCGCGCAGAAGCCCGACGCGCTGGTGCACTACGGCCCGACGGCGATGCACGCCAAAGAGAACATCAAGCTGATCACCAGCTTCCTGCGCGCCGGCATCGACGTGTGCTCGACGGCCATGACGCCGTGGGTGTGGCCGACGATGCACCTGAACCCGCCGAACTGGATCGAGCCGATCACCGAAGCGTGCGAGCTCGGTGAGTCGTCCTGCTTCACCACCGGCATCGATCCGGGATTCGCCAACGACATGTTCCCGATGACGCTGATGGGCCTGTGCTCCGAGATCCGCAAGGTGCGGGCGTCCGAGCTGCTCGACTACACGAACTACGAGGGCGACTACGAGTTCGAGATGGGCATCGGCCGCGAGCCCGAATTCAAGCCGATGCTCGAAGACCGCGACATGCTGATCTTCGCCTGGGGTGCGACCGTCCCGATGATCGCGCACGCCGCCGGGATCATGCTCGACGAGATCACCACCACCTGGGACAAGTGGGTGACACCGACCGAACGTAACTCCGCGCGCGGCGTCATCAAGCCCGGGCACGTCGCCGCGGTGCGGTTCACCATCAACGGCGTCTATCAGGGCGAGACCCGCATCCAGCTCGAGCACGTCAACCGCATCGGGCTCGACGCCGCCCCCGACTGGCCGACCGGTCATGACAACGACGTCTACCGGGTGGACATCGAAGGAACCCCGAGCATCTTCCAGGAGACCGCGTTCCGATTCACCGACGGCTCCGGGCGGGACGCCGCCGCGGCCGGGTGCCTGGCGACCGGGCTGCGGGCACTGAATGCGGTGCCGGCGGTCAATGACTTGCGGCCCGGCTGGGTCACCCCGCTGGATCTTCCGCTGATTGCCGGAGCCGGCAATATACGGTGA
- a CDS encoding MmpS family transport accessory protein, whose translation MRTHLAAPSMLLAIGFGFANACGVAHAIPQMPQVRYEVNGPAVAQFIYYQTDTGQLHQVNAPLPWSTEFTAFGGQVFAISAQGPGPISCKILMDGNLVSAATATTGVPARTVCTH comes from the coding sequence ATGAGAACGCACCTCGCCGCACCGTCGATGCTGCTGGCTATCGGTTTCGGGTTCGCAAACGCCTGCGGCGTCGCGCACGCCATTCCTCAGATGCCTCAGGTCCGTTACGAAGTCAATGGCCCGGCGGTCGCCCAATTCATCTACTACCAAACCGACACCGGTCAGCTGCACCAAGTCAACGCACCGCTGCCCTGGTCGACGGAGTTCACCGCGTTCGGTGGGCAGGTGTTCGCGATCAGCGCGCAGGGGCCGGGTCCCATCTCCTGCAAGATTTTGATGGACGGCAATCTGGTCAGCGCCGCGACGGCGACGACGGGCGTTCCCGCGAGAACCGTCTGCACGCACTGA
- a CDS encoding MFS transporter → MSRTDAVIRKGPTWLTRNVWVLSLVSLLQDAASELLYPLLPIYLTSVLGAPPSVVGAVEGAAEGAASITKLVSGPLGDRFSRRPLIATGYGMAALGKVFVAVASAWPGVLLGRVVDRLGKGLRGAPRDALLIDGIDSAERGRVFGFHRAWDTLGAVIGPLLGLAGYELFNHQIGPVLYLAVIPAVLSVLVIAWVRERPRDVPRATRVRVFSQARLLPGRYWAVVSFLVVFSLVNFPDALLLLRLKEIGFSVAGVILAYVGYNLVYAVASFPAGWLADRFGRPVTYGAGLVFFAIGYVGLGVTTDAAIASALIVAYGLFTACYDGVAKAWISTLVGEALQSSAQGVFQGLSGCAVLAAGLWAGFLWGADGRLPLLISGVAGAACAVVLLGALAVRRRRTGPVS, encoded by the coding sequence ATGAGTCGCACCGACGCGGTTATTCGTAAGGGCCCGACCTGGCTCACCCGGAATGTGTGGGTGCTGTCGCTGGTGTCACTGCTGCAAGATGCCGCGAGCGAGCTGCTTTACCCGCTGCTGCCGATTTACTTGACGAGCGTTCTGGGTGCGCCGCCGTCGGTCGTCGGGGCGGTGGAAGGCGCCGCGGAGGGCGCCGCGTCCATCACCAAGCTGGTGTCGGGTCCGTTGGGCGACCGGTTTTCCCGCCGACCGCTGATCGCGACCGGATACGGGATGGCAGCACTTGGCAAGGTCTTCGTTGCCGTCGCCAGCGCGTGGCCCGGAGTGTTGCTCGGGCGGGTTGTCGACCGACTGGGCAAGGGACTGCGCGGTGCGCCGCGCGATGCCCTGCTGATCGACGGAATCGATTCGGCCGAGCGTGGCCGGGTGTTCGGGTTCCACCGCGCGTGGGACACGCTCGGTGCGGTCATCGGGCCGCTGCTCGGGCTGGCCGGATACGAGCTGTTCAACCACCAGATCGGTCCGGTCCTCTATCTGGCGGTGATCCCCGCTGTGCTCAGCGTGCTGGTGATCGCCTGGGTCCGGGAACGACCGCGAGACGTGCCGCGAGCAACCCGGGTGCGGGTGTTCTCCCAGGCCCGCCTGCTGCCCGGCCGGTACTGGGCGGTGGTTTCCTTTCTGGTGGTGTTCAGCCTCGTGAACTTCCCTGACGCGCTACTTCTGTTGCGGCTCAAGGAGATCGGCTTCTCGGTGGCCGGCGTCATCTTGGCCTACGTCGGCTACAACCTGGTCTACGCGGTGGCGAGCTTCCCGGCCGGGTGGCTGGCGGACCGTTTCGGTCGTCCAGTCACCTATGGTGCCGGTCTGGTGTTCTTCGCGATCGGGTATGTCGGCCTGGGCGTCACCACAGACGCGGCGATCGCCTCGGCCCTGATCGTCGCGTACGGGCTGTTCACCGCCTGTTATGACGGTGTCGCGAAGGCCTGGATATCGACGCTCGTCGGGGAAGCGCTGCAATCGAGCGCCCAGGGCGTCTTTCAGGGGCTCAGCGGGTGCGCGGTGCTCGCTGCGGGGCTGTGGGCGGGCTTCTTGTGGGGCGCCGACGGTCGGCTGCCGTTGCTGATCTCGGGTGTGGCCGGAGCGGCATGCGCTGTTGTTCTGCTGGGCGCCCTGGCCGTTCGCCGGCGCCGCACCGGGCCGGTGTCCTGA
- a CDS encoding haloacid dehalogenase type II: MMKVVVKALLFDVQGTATDFHSTVCGEAQLISAGRHPDIDWPDLVRRWRAGYFAVLEDARSRQSGWVSVHSVYRAALDTLLDECRIGFTDAEREDLTLAWQRLEPWPDVAPGLSWLKSDFTLATLSNADVSAVINISKRARLPWDAIFAAEMAGVFKPDPAIYRMGATYLGLEPAEIMMVASHKYDLRAAAELGFRTAFIARPLEFGADGDPDVEYSDEFDINASDFLDLADQLGVWWPS; this comes from the coding sequence ATGATGAAGGTTGTGGTTAAGGCGTTGTTGTTCGACGTGCAGGGCACCGCGACGGATTTCCATTCGACCGTCTGCGGCGAAGCGCAACTGATCAGCGCGGGACGTCACCCGGATATCGATTGGCCCGACCTGGTCCGCCGTTGGCGGGCAGGCTACTTCGCAGTGCTCGAGGACGCGCGCAGCCGCCAGAGTGGATGGGTTTCGGTGCACTCGGTATACCGCGCCGCGCTGGATACCCTGCTGGACGAGTGCCGCATCGGCTTCACCGATGCCGAGCGCGAGGATCTCACGCTGGCCTGGCAACGACTCGAGCCCTGGCCGGATGTCGCCCCCGGGCTCTCCTGGCTGAAGAGCGACTTCACGTTGGCGACGCTGTCGAATGCCGACGTGTCCGCGGTCATCAATATCTCCAAGCGCGCGCGATTGCCCTGGGATGCGATCTTCGCCGCCGAGATGGCCGGGGTTTTCAAGCCGGACCCGGCGATCTATCGGATGGGCGCGACCTACCTGGGCCTGGAACCCGCCGAGATCATGATGGTGGCCAGCCACAAATACGACCTCCGCGCGGCGGCCGAACTCGGCTTTCGCACGGCGTTCATCGCGCGGCCGCTGGAATTCGGCGCCGACGGCGATCCTGATGTGGAGTATTCGGACGAGTTCGACATCAACGCCTCGGACTTCCTCGACCTCGCCGATCAGCTGGGCGTCTGGTGGCCGTCTTAA
- a CDS encoding YidH family protein, translated as MANERTFLAWQRTALGLLAAAVALVQLVPEMTVPGARRLLGLGLVVLAILTSGMGLLRWQQADHAMRRGDPLPRHPSPAYLAVGLSLVGLVALGLVVLKVVWG; from the coding sequence ATGGCCAACGAACGCACCTTCCTGGCCTGGCAGCGCACCGCGCTGGGTCTGCTCGCCGCCGCGGTCGCCCTGGTGCAGCTCGTTCCGGAGATGACGGTGCCCGGTGCCCGCCGGCTACTCGGCCTCGGCCTCGTGGTGCTGGCGATCCTCACCAGCGGGATGGGGCTGCTGCGCTGGCAGCAGGCGGATCACGCGATGCGCCGCGGCGACCCGCTGCCCCGGCATCCCTCGCCGGCCTACCTCGCGGTGGGTCTCAGCCTGGTCGGGCTCGTCGCACTCGGGTTGGTCGTTCTGAAGGTCGTCTGGGGTTGA
- a CDS encoding cytochrome P450: MSIETGIASRPNGTPPPEVPLAEVQLESLDFWVRNDDLRDAAFATLRREAPISFWSPIQYEGFETGNGYWALTKLDDVHFASRHPDIFSSASGITVNDQTPELAEYFGSMIVMDDPRHQRLRSIVSRAFTPKVVARIEASVQERAHRLVTSLTANHPDGQADLVTELAGPLPLQVICDMMGIPEEDHQRIFHWTNVILGFGDPDLTLDFEEFMQVSMDIGAYATALADDRRSNHHDDLTTALVEAEVDGDRLSSQEIASFFILLVVAGNETTRNAISHGVLALSRFPEQRDRWWSDFEALTPTAVEEIVRWASPVVYMRRTLTRDFELSGVKMAEGDKVALYYNSANRDESRFDNPWAFDVARNPNPHLGFGGGGAHFCLGANLARREIRVVFDELRREIPDITVTGKPARLLSQFIHGIKTLPVSWTTPS; the protein is encoded by the coding sequence GTGAGCATTGAGACCGGAATTGCGTCGCGACCGAATGGGACACCCCCGCCCGAAGTCCCGCTTGCCGAAGTCCAGCTCGAGTCGCTCGATTTCTGGGTGCGCAACGACGACCTGCGCGACGCGGCTTTCGCCACCTTGCGCCGGGAGGCCCCGATCTCGTTTTGGTCGCCGATTCAGTACGAGGGCTTTGAGACCGGCAATGGGTATTGGGCGCTGACCAAGCTCGACGATGTCCACTTCGCCAGCCGTCATCCCGATATCTTCAGCTCCGCCAGCGGCATCACGGTCAACGACCAGACACCGGAATTGGCCGAGTATTTCGGCTCGATGATCGTGATGGACGACCCGCGACACCAGCGGCTGCGCTCGATCGTCAGCCGGGCGTTCACCCCGAAAGTCGTTGCCCGCATTGAGGCTTCGGTCCAGGAGCGGGCCCACCGTTTGGTCACCTCGCTGACCGCCAACCATCCCGACGGCCAGGCCGACCTCGTCACCGAGCTGGCGGGGCCGCTGCCGCTGCAGGTCATCTGCGACATGATGGGCATCCCCGAAGAGGACCATCAGCGAATCTTTCACTGGACCAACGTGATTCTCGGGTTCGGCGACCCCGATCTGACCTTGGATTTCGAAGAGTTCATGCAGGTGTCGATGGACATCGGCGCCTATGCGACCGCGCTGGCCGACGACCGCCGGTCCAACCACCACGACGATCTGACCACGGCTCTGGTGGAAGCCGAGGTCGACGGCGATCGGCTTAGTTCCCAGGAGATCGCGTCGTTCTTCATCCTCTTGGTGGTGGCCGGCAACGAAACCACGCGCAACGCGATCAGCCATGGCGTGCTGGCCTTGTCCCGCTTCCCCGAGCAACGGGACAGGTGGTGGTCCGACTTCGAGGCCCTGACGCCCACCGCGGTCGAGGAGATCGTGCGGTGGGCCTCCCCGGTGGTCTATATGCGCCGCACCCTGACGCGGGATTTCGAGTTGAGCGGTGTCAAGATGGCCGAAGGCGACAAGGTTGCGCTGTACTACAACTCGGCCAACCGCGACGAGTCACGGTTCGACAATCCGTGGGCTTTCGATGTCGCGCGCAACCCGAATCCGCATCTGGGTTTCGGTGGCGGCGGCGCGCATTTCTGCTTGGGCGCCAACCTGGCTCGTCGCGAGATCCGGGTCGTCTTCGACGAACTGCGCCGCGAGATCCCCGACATCACCGTGACCGGCAAGCCGGCGCGGTTGCTGTCCCAATTCATCCACGGCATCAAGACCCTGCCGGTGTCCTGGACTACCCCGAGTTAA
- a CDS encoding Hsp70 family protein has protein sequence MSDGATPALGLSIGATNFAAVTADQAITRKPVMTLFRERVPEIGVPGENPRLDQPGLVITDFVDRVGDPIGIVAADGSVHRSEVLAADGLRALAYAATNGADLPENVAVTHPAHWGSNAVDALGSALSRVPEWANRDRPLTLIPDAAATLFAARANPGIPARGTVAVCDFGGSGSSITLMDAAGDYQPLAPTVRHLDFSGDLIDQALLTTVLANLPSADSFDPSGTSAIGPLSRLRTGCRTAKEQLSSSTVATLAEGLPGIPGEIRLTRNELDDAIRTSLTNFVAVLDETLARNGIRDLVAVVSVGGGANIPAVTTMLSGHLRVPVVTTPRPHLAPAIGGALRATRGPTETSATLLTPSVSRATAAAVAAAPAAPVAVEERQSVLTHTSEPVSSLMPALAWSEAGDESQMMPAASGQIPNHVGGSGYTSARPALNFEQPGQPRREKKSPVVPWSRLPGMVVIGTAVAVLLVGIALAIGLSDDKPATTPNPGVKTTPATAPSAKGAAPQPAPPSQAPMTGQAAPQPAAPPPTADAPAPADAPAPVDTPPPAAIDTPVPAAPPPPPVDAPAPPPVPAIPAPAPRVPPIPAIPPIPRIPGLGLPIPGLSGP, from the coding sequence ATGTCAGACGGAGCTACGCCCGCGCTGGGGCTCTCGATCGGCGCCACCAACTTCGCCGCGGTCACCGCCGACCAGGCCATCACGCGCAAGCCCGTCATGACGCTGTTTCGCGAGCGCGTGCCCGAGATCGGGGTGCCGGGTGAGAACCCCCGGCTGGACCAGCCGGGCCTGGTGATCACCGACTTCGTTGATCGCGTCGGCGACCCGATCGGCATCGTGGCGGCCGACGGCTCCGTGCACCGCAGCGAGGTGTTGGCCGCCGACGGGCTGCGTGCCCTGGCCTACGCCGCCACCAACGGCGCCGACCTGCCGGAAAACGTCGCGGTGACGCACCCCGCGCACTGGGGATCGAACGCCGTCGACGCGCTGGGTTCCGCGCTGAGCCGGGTGCCCGAATGGGCGAACCGCGACCGGCCGCTGACGTTGATCCCGGATGCCGCCGCGACGCTGTTCGCCGCGCGGGCCAACCCCGGCATCCCGGCACGCGGCACCGTGGCGGTGTGCGACTTCGGCGGCAGCGGCAGCAGCATCACGCTGATGGACGCCGCGGGCGACTATCAGCCGCTCGCGCCGACCGTGCGGCACCTCGACTTCTCCGGTGACCTGATCGATCAGGCGCTGTTGACGACCGTGTTGGCCAACCTGCCCAGCGCCGATTCCTTCGATCCATCCGGCACCTCGGCGATCGGTCCGCTGAGTCGGCTGCGCACCGGATGCCGCACCGCCAAGGAGCAGCTGTCGTCGAGCACGGTCGCGACGCTGGCCGAGGGGCTGCCGGGGATTCCCGGCGAAATCCGGCTCACCCGCAACGAACTCGACGACGCGATCCGTACCTCCCTGACCAATTTCGTTGCGGTGTTGGATGAAACGCTGGCGCGCAACGGGATTCGTGATCTGGTCGCGGTGGTGTCGGTCGGCGGCGGCGCCAACATCCCGGCGGTCACCACGATGCTCTCCGGCCACTTGAGGGTTCCGGTCGTGACGACGCCGCGGCCGCACCTGGCTCCGGCCATCGGTGGGGCGTTGCGTGCGACGCGTGGGCCGACGGAGACCAGCGCGACGTTACTGACCCCGTCGGTATCCCGCGCGACCGCGGCCGCCGTGGCGGCGGCACCAGCAGCACCGGTGGCGGTCGAGGAGCGGCAGTCCGTGCTCACTCACACCTCGGAACCGGTATCGAGTCTGATGCCGGCGCTGGCGTGGTCGGAGGCCGGCGACGAGTCGCAAATGATGCCCGCTGCGTCCGGGCAGATCCCGAATCATGTTGGCGGGTCCGGGTATACGTCGGCGCGTCCGGCGTTGAACTTCGAGCAACCCGGGCAGCCACGCCGGGAGAAGAAGTCCCCGGTCGTTCCCTGGTCGCGGTTGCCGGGCATGGTCGTCATCGGTACGGCTGTGGCGGTACTGCTGGTCGGCATCGCGTTGGCGATCGGCCTGTCCGACGACAAACCGGCCACGACGCCCAACCCGGGTGTCAAGACGACTCCGGCTACCGCGCCGTCTGCCAAGGGAGCTGCTCCGCAACCCGCGCCGCCGAGCCAGGCGCCGATGACGGGTCAGGCCGCGCCCCAACCGGCCGCACCGCCGCCCACGGCCGACGCTCCCGCTCCGGCGGACGCTCCCGCTCCAGTCGACACACCCCCGCCCGCGGCGATCGATACTCCGGTCCCGGCGGCACCACCGCCACCTCCCGTTGACGCGCCGGCACCGCCGCCGGTCCCCGCGATACCGGCACCCGCACCTCGCGTCCCGCCGATTCCCGCGATTCCGCCCATCCCGCGAATCCCCGGACTGGGCTTGCCAATTCCCGGACTTAGTGGCCCGTAA
- a CDS encoding SDR family oxidoreductase: MSNDLVATVPDLTGKLVVITGANSGLGFGLARRLSAAGADVVMAIRNRAKGEAAIEEIRHSVPDAKLTIKSLDLSSLASVAALGEQLNAEGRPIDILINNAGVMTPPERDTTADGFELQFGSNHLGHFALTGHVLPLLRAAQRARVVSLSSLAASQSGKIHFDDLQFEKSYAAMSAYGQSKIAVLMFARELDKRSRAGGWGIVSNAAHPGLTKTNLQISGPSYGRERPALMERLYKASWRFTPFLWQEIDDGILPALYAAATPQAEGGEFYGPRGFMEMAGGGVKVAKTPARARNDDDCRRLWEISEELTKVSYPATN; encoded by the coding sequence ATGTCGAACGATCTCGTCGCCACCGTGCCGGACCTCACCGGGAAGCTGGTCGTCATCACCGGAGCGAACAGCGGTCTGGGCTTCGGGTTGGCCAGACGGCTCAGCGCGGCCGGCGCCGATGTGGTCATGGCCATCCGCAATCGGGCCAAGGGTGAGGCGGCGATCGAAGAGATCCGCCACAGCGTGCCCGACGCGAAGCTGACCATCAAATCCCTCGATCTGTCGTCGCTGGCGTCGGTCGCCGCGCTGGGCGAGCAACTCAACGCCGAGGGCCGCCCGATCGACATTCTGATCAACAACGCCGGGGTGATGACGCCCCCGGAACGCGACACCACCGCCGACGGCTTCGAATTGCAGTTCGGCAGTAACCATCTCGGGCACTTCGCGCTGACCGGGCATGTGCTGCCACTGTTGCGCGCCGCGCAGCGTGCCCGCGTCGTCTCGCTGAGCAGCCTCGCGGCCAGCCAAAGCGGCAAGATCCACTTCGACGATTTGCAGTTCGAAAAGTCCTATGCGGCGATGTCGGCCTACGGCCAGTCGAAGATCGCGGTGCTGATGTTCGCCCGCGAGCTGGACAAGCGCAGCCGCGCCGGCGGCTGGGGCATCGTCTCCAACGCCGCACACCCCGGCCTGACCAAGACCAACCTGCAAATCAGCGGACCGTCGTACGGCCGCGAAAGGCCGGCGCTGATGGAGCGCTTGTACAAGGCGTCATGGCGTTTTACGCCGTTCCTGTGGCAGGAGATCGACGACGGGATCCTGCCCGCCCTGTACGCGGCGGCCACGCCGCAGGCCGAGGGCGGCGAGTTCTACGGACCCCGCGGCTTCATGGAGATGGCCGGCGGTGGCGTGAAAGTAGCCAAAACGCCCGCGCGTGCCCGCAACGACGACGATTGCCGGCGACTGTGGGAGATCTCCGAAGAACTCACCAAAGTCAGCTATCCGGCGACCAACTAG
- a CDS encoding DUF202 domain-containing protein, which produces MTAAHGNPVRGLQAERTTLAWSRTSFAFLANGVLLAIKEIHGARDWLPLIPAGVALLAAMCTYLIAFRRQAILQRRPLPAHISPRRPVYIIGIATMLLIVMATAAQLV; this is translated from the coding sequence TTGACGGCGGCGCACGGCAATCCGGTTCGCGGGCTACAGGCCGAACGCACGACGCTCGCCTGGTCCCGGACATCGTTCGCGTTCCTGGCCAACGGCGTGCTGCTGGCCATCAAGGAAATCCACGGCGCACGGGACTGGCTGCCGTTGATCCCGGCGGGCGTGGCTCTGCTTGCGGCGATGTGTACCTACCTGATCGCGTTCCGGCGCCAGGCGATACTGCAGCGCCGACCACTCCCGGCTCACATCAGCCCACGTCGCCCCGTCTACATCATCGGGATAGCCACAATGCTGCTCATCGTCATGGCCACGGCCGCACAGCTGGTGTAG
- a CDS encoding Rv3717 family N-acetylmuramoyl-L-alanine amidase, with translation MSDPAHRGFARVKSVSRRDVLKLAGVAPALLGVTTLVAPRASAGLAGSSVFLDAGHNAVNDASINEQVPNGRGGTKACQTSGAATNGGYPEHAFNWAVVGLINDSLRQMGVNTALSRDNDSSVGPCVDQRAAQANAMHPNAIVSIHADGGPASGSGFHVNYSAPPLNDVQAGPAVQLAHTMRDALVQAGFHPSTYVGADGLYGRADLAGLNLAQYPAVLIELGNMRNPDEAALMESADGRAKYAAAVTQGIVAFLNGR, from the coding sequence GTGAGCGATCCTGCGCATCGAGGGTTCGCCCGGGTGAAATCTGTTTCTAGACGCGACGTCTTGAAACTTGCCGGTGTGGCCCCTGCATTGCTCGGTGTGACAACGCTTGTTGCCCCGCGGGCGTCCGCCGGGCTCGCCGGCTCATCGGTCTTCCTCGACGCGGGCCACAACGCCGTGAATGACGCCTCGATAAATGAGCAAGTTCCAAATGGCCGGGGCGGCACCAAAGCGTGCCAAACGTCGGGCGCCGCGACGAACGGCGGCTATCCGGAGCATGCGTTCAATTGGGCCGTGGTCGGCCTGATCAATGACTCGCTGCGGCAAATGGGCGTGAATACCGCGCTGTCTCGCGACAACGACAGCTCCGTTGGGCCTTGCGTCGACCAACGCGCCGCACAGGCGAATGCGATGCATCCCAATGCGATCGTGAGCATTCACGCCGACGGTGGTCCGGCGTCCGGCAGCGGATTTCACGTCAACTACTCGGCCCCACCGCTCAACGACGTCCAGGCGGGCCCGGCCGTGCAACTGGCACATACGATGCGAGATGCCCTGGTGCAAGCGGGTTTTCACCCATCCACCTATGTCGGGGCGGATGGTCTCTACGGGCGCGCAGACCTGGCCGGCCTGAACCTGGCCCAGTACCCGGCGGTGCTCATCGAACTCGGCAACATGAGGAATCCGGACGAAGCGGCGCTGATGGAAAGCGCGGACGGGCGGGCGAAGTACGCCGCAGCCGTCACACAGGGGATCGTCGCGTTTCTGAACGGCCGGTGA
- a CDS encoding cutinase family protein — MGIYFGMIAGHITRFVKPTAIAAVGLGTSFLVSPTPSALAEPCPDAQVVFARGTGEPEGIGPTGQAFVDNLRGREGGKSVDVYAVNYPASNEWQTGLDGIRDAGTHVVSMANSCPKTKMVLSGFSQGAAVMGFVTSASVPDGVDPATVPKPLAPEIADHVAAVVLFGTPNVRAMNFLGQPPLVIGPSYAGKTLKVCATDDPVCSDGMNFAAHDTYADGGAYIDKGAAFAASRLDATPTGPAVVVHAPTGGGFGD, encoded by the coding sequence ATGGGAATTTATTTCGGCATGATCGCCGGTCACATCACTCGATTCGTCAAACCCACCGCGATAGCAGCCGTGGGCCTTGGCACCAGTTTCCTTGTCTCCCCTACTCCGTCGGCTTTGGCCGAGCCGTGTCCGGACGCCCAAGTGGTGTTCGCGCGCGGCACCGGCGAGCCCGAAGGTATCGGTCCGACCGGGCAGGCCTTCGTCGATAACTTGCGTGGGCGCGAAGGTGGCAAGTCCGTCGACGTCTATGCCGTCAACTACCCCGCCAGCAATGAGTGGCAGACCGGGCTCGACGGCATTCGGGACGCCGGCACGCACGTCGTGTCGATGGCGAACAGCTGCCCCAAGACCAAGATGGTGCTCAGCGGCTTTTCCCAGGGCGCGGCCGTGATGGGCTTCGTCACCTCGGCGTCGGTGCCCGATGGCGTCGATCCGGCGACCGTGCCCAAGCCACTGGCGCCCGAAATCGCCGACCACGTCGCCGCGGTGGTGCTCTTCGGCACGCCCAACGTGCGGGCCATGAACTTCCTGGGCCAACCGCCGCTGGTCATCGGACCGAGCTACGCGGGCAAGACCCTCAAGGTCTGCGCCACGGACGACCCGGTGTGTTCGGACGGCATGAACTTCGCCGCCCACGACACCTACGCCGACGGCGGAGCGTATATCGACAAGGGTGCGGCGTTCGCCGCCAGTCGACTCGACGCGACCCCCACCGGACCGGCCGTCGTTGTGCACGCGCCCACCGGCGGCGGCTTCGGCGACTGA